A window from Podospora bellae-mahoneyi strain CBS 112042 chromosome 1 map unlocalized CBS112042p_1, whole genome shotgun sequence encodes these proteins:
- a CDS encoding uncharacterized protein (EggNog:ENOG503P1M7), whose translation MKGRPVDQLVYEYMFPKPRQTDPQNFTQLLQRYLVLEVRQEVHSFYGHLDTPEAKYPGLDYTNRIHRIRLSRWQWHRRLFRAFDGLRLTYAEIQGLTKWEGTRWAKERFEREQGTAIRDTTADGFPEWVEPRHRQAGYYRRASEVSDEPVTTPEDGMIEEESDEELESVGVALNERLRERVALRNLSGDNSMPLDEEWENWLKNAIESGELHVADQIARFPGPHSLTADDVFPPRMMAAARAGHWEGIPDFVHNIIRQAIDAEQRPPQAQPATAPSRPSVRYHNARVAVYGPGPLHSRIDPSRYPNAAARATRASRTAQQGA comes from the coding sequence ATGAAGGGCCGCCCAGTAGACCAACTCGTCTACGAGTACATGTTTCCGAAGCCGCGACAGACAGACCCTCAAAACTTCACTCAACTTCTCCAAAGATATCTCGTCCTTGAGGTTCGGCAAGAAGTCCACTCGTTCTACGGCCACTTGGACACCCCCGAAGCTAAATACCCCGGTCTCGACTACACAAATCGCATCCACCGAATCCGCCTCAGTCGATGGCAGTGGCACCGGCGATTATTCCGCGCCTTTGACGGCCTTCGCCTTACATACGCCGAAATCCAGGGCCTCACAAAGTGGGAGGGCACACGGTGGGCAAAGGAACGGTTTGAGCGGGAACAGGGAACTGCCATCCGGGACACGACCGCCGATGGATTCCCCGAATGGGTGGAGCCTCGGCACCGACAAGCCGGATATTACCGCCGCGCCTCCGAGGTGTCGGACGAGCCGGTAACCACGCCAGAGGATGGGATGATCGAGGAAGAAAGCGATGAGGAGTTGGAAAGTGTCGGAGTGGCGCTTAACGAAAGGCTACGCGAGCGAGTGGCTCTTCGCAACCTATCCGGAGACAATTCGATGCCGCTGGACGAGGAGTGGGAAAACTGGCTAAAAAATGCCATCGAGTCGGGAGAATTGCATGTTGCCGATCAAATTGCCCGTTTCCCTGGTCCCCACTCCCTTACCGCCGACGATGTGTTTCCGCCAAGGATGATGGCTGCTGCGAGAGCAGGCCATTGGGAGGGCATTCCCGATTTTGTTCACAACATCATTCGCCAGGCCATCGACGCGGAACAGAGACCACCCCAGGCACAGCCAGCAACAGCTCCTTCGCGACCATCTGTTAGGTACCACAACGCCAGAGTCGCCGTGTATGGTCCTGGGCCTCTCCACTCTCGGATCGACCCGTCTCGGTATCCCAACGCAGCTGCCAGAGCGACGAGAGCCTCCAGAACCGCCCAGCAAGGGGCCTGA